The following coding sequences are from one Mycobacterium bourgelatii window:
- a CDS encoding nuclear transport factor 2 family protein: MTEDSTRSARDTVLGLWQALSRRDWDALKTFLSDDCLYVDMPVPAVAARGPEDIVKRLKIGLAPLAGYENHSGLLIADGEDVMYEHSETWTFETGEQGVLRFVTVHKVADGKVTLWKDYWDMNSLVAFAPPGHFEALANADTSWIFDATGLV; the protein is encoded by the coding sequence GTGACGGAAGATTCGACGCGCTCGGCTCGGGATACGGTACTTGGCCTCTGGCAGGCACTTTCGCGACGGGATTGGGACGCACTCAAGACGTTCCTGTCCGATGACTGCCTCTACGTCGACATGCCGGTGCCGGCGGTGGCGGCACGCGGACCGGAAGACATCGTCAAGCGGCTCAAGATCGGACTCGCACCGCTGGCCGGTTACGAGAACCACAGCGGTCTGCTGATCGCCGACGGCGAAGACGTCATGTACGAGCACTCCGAGACGTGGACGTTCGAAACGGGCGAGCAGGGCGTGTTGAGGTTCGTCACGGTGCACAAGGTCGCCGACGGCAAGGTGACGCTGTGGAAGGACTATTGGGACATGAACAGCCTGGTCGCCTTCGCGCCGCCGGGCCATTTCGAGGCCTTGGCCAACGCGGACACCAGTTGGATCTTCGACGCGACGGGCCTGGTCTGA